The following DNA comes from Cylindrospermopsis curvispora GIHE-G1.
TACGAATGATGTAGATTGCGTTATCAATATTACTCCTCGTAATAAATACTATCTTTTTGAAGAAGAGCTACGTCAAATTGGACTTGAACAGGATAAAGGTAAAGTTATATGTCGTTGGCGGTATCAGGAATTAATATTAGATATAATGCCAGACGATACTTCTATCCTTGGTTTTAGCAATTCTTGGTACAAGCCAGGAATAAAAAAATCAATTATTTATACTTTTCCAAGTAGTCAAAAAATAAATATTTTCCCGGTAACTTATCTTTTAGCTTCAAAAATTGAGGCATTTAATAGTCGAGGAAATCGCAATTTCTATACTAGTCATGATTTAGAGGATATTGTTTTACTCCTGGATGGCTGTCCTAATTTAGAACAAGAAATAGAACAGGGAGATATAAAAGTCAAGAAGTTTATAAAAACATGGATTAAAACTGAATTTGAAAACCTTTTAGAAATAGCTCCTAGTCAACTTTCATTTGCATCAAAAAATGCTGGTCGTGACCAATTAATTTTGAATCTAATTCAAAGGTTAGCACAATAATTAATGCTCCCGCAATCAACGGTTAATAACAAATACTGGTAAATGAAAAGCTCCTCACCTGGTGAGGGGCTTTTTTTATGGGGAGACATCAGGGATAGTTTCATCCCCAACTGTTGCGCCTTTTTGACTTAATAGAGTTCCTCTGAACTTATTGGGTTTCCCGCACTGGGAACAAAATACAAGTAAATTTTCCATTCCTGCAAGCACAGACACTTCGTCTTCATATCCACAAGAGCATTCCCACTCAATCAAATTTATATCGCCCTTTAGAGTAAATTTGTAGGGGCGTTTAAAGATATAGAATTTCTCTTTCTTTTTGTATTGTGTCTTTTCATCAGGCAATGATTCTACATTTGGTTCTCCTACCTCCTGGTCTTTTAGCAGAGTAGTTTCGACCGGTTGTGTAACATCTGGTTGAGTTGATGGAATCATTTCAATAGGTAATGCTACCTCCCTGTCTTTTGGGGGAGTCATAACCACTGGGGGTATTTCAACTGGGGGTGTAACATCCCGAGGTGGTGGTGGAGCTAGAACCACAGGTGATGCTTTTTGAGATTTTTTTCTTGCAGCTTTTTGGGGGGTAGCCTTTTTATTTTCCTCAGCAGGTGGAATAATCTCATCAGGATTAGATTCCACTGGAGGGGGAGCAGCAGTTTTCCTAACCACAGATATTATTTGCAGTTTTGTTTCCTGCTTTGGCTCTTCTTTCTTTGGTACTTGCTGTTTACGTGGCATAGTCACTCCTTTGGCATACCCCTATTATACATTAGCCCTAGTTTCTTGGTTTGGGAGACAATAGCTATACTGATAAAAAACTCACCCATCCCATGAGATGAACCGCAAAAAACTTACCCAACTAATCACTATTGCAATTCTTGTCACCTTTATTACCATATTCTATCCATTTATTACTATTGCCCTAACTACC
Coding sequences within:
- a CDS encoding nucleotidyl transferase AbiEii/AbiGii toxin family protein codes for the protein MNEQVQMLEKAAKLLAALNKKIVFIGGATISLYLDEISAIDARPTNDVDCVINITPRNKYYLFEEELRQIGLEQDKGKVICRWRYQELILDIMPDDTSILGFSNSWYKPGIKKSIIYTFPSSQKINIFPVTYLLASKIEAFNSRGNRNFYTSHDLEDIVLLLDGCPNLEQEIEQGDIKVKKFIKTWIKTEFENLLEIAPSQLSFASKNAGRDQLILNLIQRLAQ